The segment GTACGTCTTTTTTGTGCGCACTTTCCGTAACTTGGTGCATGTAGCGTAGCGGAATAGAGATAGCACCTGCAATAGAGCCGCCCTTTCCTAAGGTTTGCAGAGAAGCGGTGTTTGTGCCGCCGACGTTCATAATTTCGGCTTGCCAGCTAATACCTTCGCGTTCGGCAGTAGATTTTAGGAAATCAACCATGCGCGAATCGCAAATCGTTCTGCCGTCCATGATTTTGATAGCCGTCCCTTTGCCTGCTAAGGTAATGCGTTTGTTGCCACCGACTCCGCTCATGTCATTTGCCAACGTAACGTCTAAGCAAATGCTAAAATCGGGCTGAATCGTTTGTGCCGCCACCGTTGCACCGCGCAAACCGACTTCCTCCTGTACCGAAAAAAGAGCATAGACATGGAAAGGTACGCGCTCCAAACGTCTTAATGCTTCTATCAAAATATAAACCGAAATTCTATTATCCAAAGATTTTGTAGTAACAAAATCGCCCATTTCGAGCAAATTGCGCTCTCGCGTAACGACATTGCCCAAGCTCACGTATTTCAAGACCTCCTCTTTGGGAAGCCCTAAGTCTATAAAATAATCGTCTAATTCAGGGCTTTTTTTGCGCTCCTCTGGGGTCATGACGTGAATGGCTTTGCCACCAAAAACACCGATTAAATCCTTTTTGCCATGCACAATGACACGTTGAGCCGTCAGGGTCTTAGGGTCGAAGCCGCCTAAGGGCAGAACTTGTAAATAGCCATTGTCGTCTATGTGATTGACCATAAAGGCGATTTCGTCCATGTGCGCATCTACTACCACGATAGGCGCGTCTGCTTTCTGGCTGCGCTTGACCGCAACGAGATTTCCGATATTATCGACCCATATTTCATCTACATCACCCTTAATTTCGTCCATGATGGCTTGACGAATCTTGTCCTCATAGCCGGGTGCGCCGGGGGTTTGGGTTAATTTTTCTAAAAGAGGTAAGTTAAATTCCATATCGCTTTGATGTCGAGAGTTTGAAGAGAAAGAAAAAACAAAGATAGCGAATTTATGCACTTAGGGGCAAATCTTACGTTTTCAAAAAACTGCATAAGAGTTTATGAATAATTTGTAAAATCGCCTTTGTTTTGTTTGTAAGTGTTTGAAAATCAATAGTTTAGGTCAGGTTTTGTGTCGCAAAATTTGCTTGCAGATACACAACGGCACTCTTTTTTCCGATTTTTTTTAATGATAAAAGCTCAAAATGAACCTCGTTCCCAAATTTGACCTAAATTTGATAAGGGAGCGTTTTTCTATAACTTTTTGTAGAACTTAATACCTATTGGGGGGCAGGACTTTGTACCCTTGTAATAGCCCTCTTTCGCCTCAATATAGCAGAAATAAAACAAATATCCAAATTTTTAGCCAAGTTGGAAGGAGGGCTTGCCTTTTCGAGTAAAGGTCGTATCTTTGTCTTTGCAAATTATCTTTGGTTTAAAACGTTTGAAAATGCCTATCACTATAAAAACAATTATTTTTGCCAAAATGCGAATGGTTATTTTTTTGATAAATTATTTTGCAATATTTATTTTTACAATTTTTACTACACTTTTTGCACAAAAAAAAGGCGACTACCTCTTTCCTATCAAACCTAATGAACGCAACGAACTCACAGGCACGATGGGCGAATTGCGTAGCAATCACTTTCATGGGGGCTTAGATGTGCGCACCAATAACCAAATTGGCTTTCCCGTTTATGCGGCTGCACAAGGCTATGTTTCGCGTGTGGCGGTGAAGGCGCGTGGTTATGGCAAGGTTTTGTACCTCAAACACGCCAACGGAACAACAACTGTTTATGCACATTTAGATAAATTTTGTGATAAAATAGAACGTTATATCAGACAAATTCAATACGAAAGACAATCTTTTGAAGTAGATATCTTACTTGCCCCTTCTAAATTTCCCATTTTAGCAGGCGAGGAAATTGCCAAAAGCGGCAACTCTGGCTCTTCGGGAGGACCGCATCTACATTTCGAAATTCGCGACACCGCACAAAATCAGCTCAATCCCCTACTTTTTGGCTTCGACGAAATTGTGGATACTACCCCGCCTCTACTTCAAAAAATTGCCCTTGTGCCAATGGACAGGGCAGCGCGTGTAGAAGGCGTTTTTGAGCGAAAAGAATGGAAGCCTTACGGTGAAAATGGAGCTTATTTTCTCACGCAAGAAATAGAAGCGCAAGGAAAAATTGCCTTCGAGCTAATGGCACGCGATAAAATAGAGGGTTCTTATTTTAGTTTTGGAATCAATTATATCAAAGTAGAGTGTGCAGGAACTACCCTTTTTGAGTATCATCTTACAAAATTACCACTCGAACATACACGCTACATGAACCGCTTTATCAACTATGAAACTTGGGCTAAGTCGTCAGAGCGTTTCATGAGGTGTTATGTAGCCGATGGAAATTGTTTAGAAAGTTGTAAAATAGCCGATACAGGTGGAATTTTAGAAGTAGAAGATGGAAAACAGTATAAAGTGCGAATCGTGGTGGCAGATAGTTATGGCAACGAAAGTGTCCTTTTCTTACACGTAAAAGGAAATGCTAAAAAAGAAGCAAGTCGCCCTTATCCTCTAAAAAGCACCTTTGAAGTACAAGACTCTTATCTTATTTTTAAAGCAGATTTATCTGCTACTTTTCCTCATTTAAACAAAGCTACTATTTATGCAAATTATCAAAATTACGCGCTCGAACCTGCTTATACGGTAGGAAATATCGCCACTTATCTCTATGATTTGCGTTTGGCAATTCCCGATTCTATACAACTTCCAAACCAAAATTTTATTTATCCAAATATACTAACGGCTATTCCTTCGGAGGCAGATTTCAAGTTTTATCACCCTGATTTCAACCTTTTTGTGGAAAAAGAATCTTTATACGATACACTTTATTTACAAATGCGGACTACCCAAGTGCAAAATGCAGCAGGCAAAAATGTCCAAGATTGGGTTTTTTCGCATGCGACAATTCCCCTGCATCAAGCCGTTACGCTGCATTTAAAAACCAAAGAAAAGTTTAAAAATCCTAATAAAGTAGGTGCATATATTATTTACGGGAAAAGTTTAAGTTATCAAGGAGGGGTTTGGCAGGGGGCGCATTTTAAATTTACAACGCGCACTTTGGGGCGTTTTCGCTTAGTAGAGGATACAAAGCCGCCTAAAATTCAGCGCGTAGGTAGGAAAGGGCTAACTTTTCGCATCACCGACGACCTTTCAGGAATTGATACCTATACCGCGACTTTAAATGGCGAATTTATTTTATTTGAATATGATGCAAAAAGCAGTCTTCTAACTGTATTGCCTTTTGACGAAAATAACAAACTAAAAGGCGAGTTTGTTTTAAAAGTAATTGATAATATGAAAAATGAGTCTATTTTAAAAATTTATATTTAATATCATAAAAATAGAATTGATTACGCTTACACAAAACTATTCTCAACTCTTACTTTTGAGATTCGTTTGAGGCAGTGCAGCTGCCTTTGTGGTGCTTTTTTTTGTTGAACTTAGAATTTATAAAATCCGTCTATTTGTGCATTAGGATAGGTTTCACTTAACAAAATGCCTAAACAAGAATAGCGGATGCAGTTTTTTTTACAAAAAAACTATCTCTTTTTTGCAGTCTGTCTTTATTTTTTGCTTTTTTTAACGAAAAAAAGGCTATCTTTGTCATACCCCAAAATCAAAGACCCAGAAGACAAACATTCCTAAATCATTGTTTTGTGCCTAAAAAGCGACACTACTTTTCGAGCAACAGTTGTCTTTTATCACTGCATTTTTTTACTTTTCTAAACTTTTAAATTCAGATGCGTGGAACCGTTGCCAAATGTGTAGAGCGTTTCGTTGTAGAAACCTATGGTGCTAAGGCGTGGAAAGACTGTTTGCAGCAGGTCAATCTGCCTGCCACTTACAATATCAGTGTCATGTCGGAGGTAGATGACCGCATCAGCTTGCGACTGTTGAATGAAATTCACGAGGTTTTGGGGCTTACACACGAAACTTATACGGATAAATTAGCCAAATATTGGATGCTTGTCTATGCGCCCGAAACATACAAGCCCTTTTATCGTTCTATCAAAACTCTCCCCGATTTTTTGCAGAAACTTGATTGGATACACCAGTTTATGGTTAAAGATAATTCAAAAAATACGCCTCGTTTTTCTGTCAAAAAAATAGCAGAAGGATTGATACAAATAGAATATCAGTCAGAAAGAAATCTGCACGTTTTGTTTAAATACATGTTGATTTATTTAGCAGAGTATTTTAAACAACCTGTTCAAATCAAGTACCTAAACGAGGGGGTGGTGCAGGTTGGGTTTTAGTTTGATTGATACCCAATAGGCACAGAGAAGGTTTAGGGCAAAGGTAAGGCAAGCATAAAACAGTAAAAAATGATGGAAAAGAAAGGGCAAAGTCTTTAAAAGATAAAGAAAAAAGTTTGAAACCTGCTTTTTTCT is part of the Hugenholtzia roseola DSM 9546 genome and harbors:
- a CDS encoding M42 family metallopeptidase; its protein translation is MEFNLPLLEKLTQTPGAPGYEDKIRQAIMDEIKGDVDEIWVDNIGNLVAVKRSQKADAPIVVVDAHMDEIAFMVNHIDDNGYLQVLPLGGFDPKTLTAQRVIVHGKKDLIGVFGGKAIHVMTPEERKKSPELDDYFIDLGLPKEEVLKYVSLGNVVTRERNLLEMGDFVTTKSLDNRISVYILIEALRRLERVPFHVYALFSVQEEVGLRGATVAAQTIQPDFSICLDVTLANDMSGVGGNKRITLAGKGTAIKIMDGRTICDSRMVDFLKSTAEREGISWQAEIMNVGGTNTASLQTLGKGGSIAGAISIPLRYMHQVTESAHKKDVQDTISLLVAALETIDKHHWAR
- a CDS encoding M23 family metallopeptidase, with protein sequence MPITIKTIIFAKMRMVIFLINYFAIFIFTIFTTLFAQKKGDYLFPIKPNERNELTGTMGELRSNHFHGGLDVRTNNQIGFPVYAAAQGYVSRVAVKARGYGKVLYLKHANGTTTVYAHLDKFCDKIERYIRQIQYERQSFEVDILLAPSKFPILAGEEIAKSGNSGSSGGPHLHFEIRDTAQNQLNPLLFGFDEIVDTTPPLLQKIALVPMDRAARVEGVFERKEWKPYGENGAYFLTQEIEAQGKIAFELMARDKIEGSYFSFGINYIKVECAGTTLFEYHLTKLPLEHTRYMNRFINYETWAKSSERFMRCYVADGNCLESCKIADTGGILEVEDGKQYKVRIVVADSYGNESVLFLHVKGNAKKEASRPYPLKSTFEVQDSYLIFKADLSATFPHLNKATIYANYQNYALEPAYTVGNIATYLYDLRLAIPDSIQLPNQNFIYPNILTAIPSEADFKFYHPDFNLFVEKESLYDTLYLQMRTTQVQNAAGKNVQDWVFSHATIPLHQAVTLHLKTKEKFKNPNKVGAYIIYGKSLSYQGGVWQGAHFKFTTRTLGRFRLVEDTKPPKIQRVGRKGLTFRITDDLSGIDTYTATLNGEFILFEYDAKSSLLTVLPFDENNKLKGEFVLKVIDNMKNESILKIYI
- a CDS encoding heme NO-binding domain-containing protein, whose protein sequence is MRGTVAKCVERFVVETYGAKAWKDCLQQVNLPATYNISVMSEVDDRISLRLLNEIHEVLGLTHETYTDKLAKYWMLVYAPETYKPFYRSIKTLPDFLQKLDWIHQFMVKDNSKNTPRFSVKKIAEGLIQIEYQSERNLHVLFKYMLIYLAEYFKQPVQIKYLNEGVVQVGF